The following coding sequences are from one Caminibacter pacificus window:
- a CDS encoding GGDEF domain-containing protein gives MEKYKFGESEVFSSFPITKSFFDKWIKNRCGKVESDDKKFCVIREDDNTYLISSSKCFNSYISKLTENAIFDSLTGAYNKKEILEALKKQLENYIRYKKEPFSVMIFDIDFFKKVNDTYGHLAGDFILKEFVKIIKKLIRKSDILGRFGGEEFVLILPNTKISGAMKLAERIKNAIENHTFNFNSTPIKVTTSIGITSASLTDSVDSLLARADEALYEAKRKGRNRIEYR, from the coding sequence ATGGAGAAATATAAATTCGGGGAGAGTGAAGTTTTTTCTTCGTTTCCGATTACTAAAAGTTTTTTTGATAAATGGATAAAAAACAGGTGCGGAAAAGTAGAAAGTGATGATAAAAAATTTTGTGTAATTAGAGAAGACGATAACACCTATCTTATCTCTTCTTCCAAATGTTTCAATTCATACATCTCAAAACTTACCGAAAACGCTATTTTCGACTCTTTGACGGGTGCTTACAATAAAAAAGAGATTTTGGAAGCTTTAAAAAAACAACTTGAAAATTACATCAGGTATAAAAAAGAGCCTTTTTCGGTAATGATTTTCGATATCGATTTTTTTAAAAAAGTAAACGATACATACGGACATTTAGCGGGGGATTTTATTTTAAAAGAGTTTGTAAAGATAATCAAAAAATTAATTAGAAAGTCCGATATCTTGGGTAGGTTTGGAGGAGAAGAGTTTGTTTTGATTTTGCCGAATACGAAAATTAGCGGAGCTATGAAGCTTGCCGAGCGTATAAAAAACGCAATAGAAAATCATACTTTTAATTTCAACTCCACTCCGATAAAAGTAACTACGAGTATAGGCATTACCTCTGCGAGTTTAACCGATAGCGTGGATTCTTTGCTTGCAAGAGCCGATGAGGCTCTTTATGAAGCGAAAAGAAAAGGTAGAAACAGAATAGAATACCGTTAA
- a CDS encoding STAS domain-containing protein, which translates to MKEILKEIIEKEADDLIRYWVEEFPEEERDEEARYYEDFLSFFEECVEKDLDIHSPESEALKTFLEKIIEILGEDRFFNFKNSVYTCYLKFPIMKKLEEKKAFEYDIIKKLTIFFEALTSRIIVDLLKKNEQVTMSAMNELEEREAPIAEIWDGVLMLSIVGTLDSNRVLKIIDKILEKLDKREIEHVIVDIGAIHDMNSEVARQIIKLNNAIHFMGSNAYLTGITPAIAKSLTHLDIKLGDIKTFSTTKKAMEHILHGEI; encoded by the coding sequence ATGAAAGAAATTTTAAAAGAGATAATCGAAAAAGAAGCCGATGATTTAATAAGATATTGGGTTGAAGAATTTCCGGAAGAAGAAAGAGATGAAGAAGCGAGATATTATGAAGATTTTTTATCTTTTTTCGAAGAGTGTGTGGAGAAGGATTTGGATATTCACTCTCCGGAGTCAGAGGCTTTGAAAACATTCCTTGAAAAAATTATCGAAATTTTGGGTGAAGATAGATTTTTTAACTTCAAAAATTCTGTTTATACGTGCTATTTGAAATTTCCTATTATGAAAAAACTTGAAGAAAAAAAAGCTTTTGAATATGATATAATAAAAAAACTGACAATCTTTTTTGAGGCGCTAACTTCAAGAATCATTGTCGATTTATTAAAGAAAAACGAACAAGTCACAATGAGCGCAATGAACGAGCTTGAAGAGAGAGAAGCGCCTATTGCGGAGATTTGGGACGGGGTATTGATGTTGTCGATCGTAGGGACTCTTGATTCGAATAGAGTTTTGAAAATAATAGATAAAATTTTGGAAAAACTCGACAAAAGAGAAATAGAACACGTAATTGTAGATATCGGAGCGATTCACGATATGAATAGTGAAGTCGCAAGACAAATTATCAAACTCAATAACGCTATTCATTTTATGGGAAGTAATGCGTATTTAACAGGCATAACTCCGGCAATTGCTAAAAGTTTGACTCATCTTGATATAAAACTCGGCGACATCAAAACCTTTTCTACTACAAAAAAAGCTATGGAGCATATTTTACATGGAGAAATATAA
- a CDS encoding NifU family protein gives MDKKFEEMNIKEKIEAIEEVLKKDILPMLAFDGGYAEVVDVRDAQNDETHVFIRYGGACAACSSAGGATLFAIEETLRKKLNSDKIRVFPI, from the coding sequence ATGGATAAAAAATTCGAAGAAATGAATATAAAAGAAAAAATCGAAGCTATCGAAGAAGTATTGAAAAAAGACATTTTACCTATGCTTGCGTTTGACGGAGGATATGCCGAAGTTGTGGACGTAAGAGACGCTCAAAACGACGAAACTCACGTTTTTATCAGATACGGCGGCGCGTGTGCGGCGTGTAGCAGTGCGGGAGGGGCTACGCTTTTTGCAATAGAAGAGACTCTAAGAAAAAAACTAAATAGCGACAAAATCAGAGTGTTTCCTATCTGA
- a CDS encoding ArnT family glycosyltransferase, producing the protein MEKRLKIALFLAIAINFFFTLHLTPLFNLDEGAFSEATREMLKNHDFITTYLNGALRFDKPILIYWFQALSVTIFGLNEFALRLPSALAATFWAFGIYWFAKKIFDEKIGVLSAFFMVTALQIGLIAKAAIADALLNMFIAFSMFSLYLYIQNQNKKYLYFTFAFIGFGFLTKGPVAVLIPLATFFIYSLIKKDFKFFLKTTFDLKGIVLFLIIALPWYIAEYTAQGDKFIKGFFLKHNIDRFETSLEKHKGSLFYYIPVILIGMLPWTSLLLKYLTKLKNYLKEQNDFFLFGSIWFFFVFIFFSLSGTKLPHYVIYGYTPVFIFMGVAFKELKSEFLYSLPLILFVLALLILPSFALNLTKNKEAVIAIKTIMPLFNIWYYISLGAVLILSLLKLGKENKTIILGFSMVFILNYVGWIYAHARAIPVKQAAIFAKKHNIKNVYLETNLPSFSVYFDKITPRKKAKKGEVALIKSKNTKGYKVLFKKGLVALGVKE; encoded by the coding sequence ATGGAAAAAAGACTCAAAATCGCCCTATTTCTCGCTATTGCCATCAATTTCTTTTTTACCCTTCATTTAACGCCGCTTTTTAATTTGGACGAAGGAGCTTTTAGCGAAGCTACGCGTGAGATGTTAAAAAACCACGATTTCATTACTACATACCTCAACGGAGCTTTAAGATTTGACAAACCGATATTAATTTATTGGTTTCAAGCCCTAAGCGTAACGATTTTCGGTCTTAACGAGTTCGCATTAAGACTCCCAAGCGCCCTTGCCGCTACTTTTTGGGCTTTTGGAATTTATTGGTTTGCAAAAAAGATATTTGACGAAAAAATAGGCGTTTTATCAGCATTTTTTATGGTGACCGCTCTTCAAATAGGGCTTATCGCAAAAGCGGCTATTGCCGATGCTCTTTTGAATATGTTTATCGCTTTTTCGATGTTTAGTTTGTATCTCTACATCCAAAACCAAAACAAAAAATACCTCTATTTTACGTTCGCTTTTATAGGTTTCGGGTTTTTAACAAAAGGACCGGTTGCGGTACTTATTCCTCTTGCGACCTTTTTTATCTATTCCTTAATAAAAAAAGACTTCAAATTTTTCCTAAAAACAACGTTCGATTTAAAAGGAATCGTCCTATTTTTAATAATAGCACTTCCGTGGTATATCGCCGAATATACGGCTCAAGGAGATAAGTTTATCAAAGGATTTTTCCTAAAGCACAATATTGATAGATTCGAAACGAGTCTTGAAAAACACAAAGGAAGTCTTTTTTATTATATTCCCGTAATTTTAATAGGGATGCTTCCTTGGACCTCTCTTTTACTAAAATACCTAACCAAACTCAAAAACTACCTAAAAGAACAAAACGACTTCTTTTTATTCGGAAGTATTTGGTTTTTCTTTGTGTTTATTTTCTTTTCGCTATCCGGTACGAAACTCCCTCACTACGTCATCTACGGCTATACACCGGTATTTATTTTTATGGGAGTCGCTTTTAAAGAATTAAAAAGCGAATTTTTATATTCTCTGCCTTTAATACTTTTCGTTTTAGCACTATTAATACTTCCGTCATTCGCTTTGAATCTAACCAAAAACAAAGAAGCCGTAATAGCAATAAAAACGATTATGCCTCTATTTAACATTTGGTATTATATCTCTTTGGGAGCCGTTTTGATTTTGAGTTTATTAAAATTAGGAAAAGAAAACAAAACGATAATCTTAGGTTTTTCAATGGTTTTCATATTGAATTACGTTGGCTGGATTTATGCTCATGCAAGAGCGATTCCTGTAAAACAAGCGGCTATTTTTGCAAAAAAACACAATATCAAAAACGTATATTTAGAAACGAATCTGCCCTCTTTTAGCGTATATTTTGACAAAATAACCCCGAGAAAAAAAGCGAAAAAAGGCGAAGTCGCTCTGATAAAAAGCAAAAACACAAAAGGCTATAAAGTACTATTCAAAAAAGGCCTTGTGGCTTTGGGAGTTAAAGAATGA
- a CDS encoding geranylgeranyl reductase family protein — protein MKILIIGGGPAGATAARLLAKEFDVTLIQDRVWDKPCGGGVKKWIFDEFSLDNSLILHLQDRVFMVYKNEKIEIPLKGDNLAIVRRLDFDAYLRNEAQKEGAKLIYGKFKGIENKKAVIEINKEKVIFEYDILIGADGVNSNLRKALNLPPIPKTITHYARTAEYKTKYCEFFFDKELGGEYYAWAFPHGDLTHIGSVDKNSFDNLCKYLNVKVKPKGYFIPTWQEDIIIQKENVFFVGDAAGQVMPLSFEGIYYAIKSAEILANCIKNNLNYQEEWNKRFLKDFNLMKKLESINKTFLRGLVVRAHKLEFVKNFSIHLWLGK, from the coding sequence ATGAAAATTTTGATAATAGGAGGAGGCCCTGCGGGAGCCACCGCCGCAAGACTTTTGGCAAAAGAGTTTGACGTTACGCTTATTCAAGATAGAGTCTGGGATAAACCTTGCGGCGGCGGAGTTAAAAAATGGATTTTTGATGAATTTTCACTTGATAACTCACTCATTTTACATCTCCAAGATAGAGTTTTTATGGTCTATAAAAACGAAAAAATAGAAATTCCTCTAAAAGGTGATAATTTAGCTATTGTAAGAAGGCTTGATTTTGACGCTTATTTAAGAAACGAAGCCCAAAAAGAAGGCGCAAAATTAATTTACGGAAAATTCAAAGGAATCGAAAACAAAAAAGCCGTTATCGAGATAAATAAAGAAAAAGTAATTTTTGAATACGATATTTTAATAGGAGCCGACGGAGTTAATTCTAATCTCAGAAAAGCCCTAAACCTCCCGCCTATTCCAAAAACGATCACCCACTACGCAAGAACCGCCGAATACAAAACGAAATACTGCGAGTTTTTTTTCGATAAAGAGCTTGGTGGAGAATATTACGCCTGGGCTTTTCCTCATGGGGATTTAACTCATATCGGAAGTGTTGATAAAAACAGCTTTGATAATTTATGCAAATATCTAAACGTAAAAGTAAAACCCAAAGGCTATTTCATCCCTACATGGCAAGAAGATATAATCATCCAAAAAGAAAACGTCTTTTTCGTAGGAGATGCGGCCGGGCAAGTAATGCCTTTAAGTTTTGAAGGTATCTATTATGCTATAAAATCGGCCGAAATTTTAGCAAACTGCATAAAAAACAACCTAAACTATCAAGAAGAATGGAATAAAAGATTTTTAAAAGACTTCAACCTTATGAAAAAACTTGAGAGCATTAATAAAACATTTTTAAGAGGTTTGGTAGTAAGAGCTCATAAATTAGAATTTGTAAAAAACTTCAGCATTCATTTATGGCTGGGGAAGTGA
- a CDS encoding fused DSP-PTPase phosphatase/NAD kinase-like protein — translation MKKLKIFKWFIAFFYAFLVFVVWWLGFLRYSGNFYEVAPGVYRSHQLYSFNLPKYYEKYHFKTILNLRGAKPNKEWYKYESKFAKEHNITLINFKISDKKVQSIETMKKLISIVKNSKKPILIHCKAGADRTGLVSALYLYSLGDKNASRMLSIKYGHLSIGPTKAMDESFEKFKSLPQP, via the coding sequence ATGAAAAAATTGAAAATATTTAAGTGGTTTATCGCTTTTTTTTATGCTTTTTTGGTGTTTGTGGTTTGGTGGCTAGGATTTTTGAGATATAGCGGAAACTTTTATGAAGTGGCACCCGGAGTTTATCGTTCTCATCAGCTTTATAGTTTTAATCTTCCGAAATATTATGAAAAATATCATTTCAAAACGATACTTAATCTTAGAGGCGCAAAACCTAATAAGGAGTGGTATAAGTATGAGAGTAAATTTGCAAAAGAGCATAATATTACGCTTATAAATTTTAAAATAAGCGATAAAAAAGTTCAAAGTATAGAAACTATGAAAAAATTAATCTCAATAGTGAAAAATTCAAAAAAGCCTATTTTGATTCATTGCAAAGCCGGAGCCGATAGAACGGGGCTTGTCAGCGCTCTTTATCTTTATAGTTTGGGTGACAAAAACGCTTCAAGGATGCTTAGTATCAAATACGGGCATTTGAGTATCGGGCCTACAAAAGCTATGGATGAGAGTTTTGAGAAGTTTAAATCACTTCCCCAGCCATAA
- a CDS encoding glycosyltransferase family 2 protein: MKLSVVVPLMNEEDNIKYLIEEVDKALKDFDYELILVDDGSTDNTVEEIKKHMNDKTKLVILNRNYGQTSAMAAGIEVASGDIIVTIDGDLQNDPSDIPMMIEKLNEGYDVVAGIRAKRKDEPFRKFLSKIANKIIRKVTGVHITDYGCTLKVFKKDVAKNLQLYGELHRFIPILAEMYGAKITEVPVKHHERKFGKSKYGFNRTFKVISDLMYLVFMQRFGQKPMHFFGTVGFIMFSLGVLIDFYLLILKLFGQSIGGRPLLTLGTMLILGGIQLITTGFLAEIMIRTYYESQGKKPYVIKEIVTKDSQMRVES, from the coding sequence ATGAAACTTTCGGTAGTTGTACCGCTTATGAATGAAGAAGACAACATAAAATATTTAATCGAAGAGGTAGACAAAGCCCTAAAAGATTTCGATTACGAACTCATTTTGGTAGATGACGGAAGTACCGACAATACCGTAGAAGAGATAAAAAAACATATGAACGACAAAACCAAACTCGTTATTTTAAACAGAAATTACGGGCAAACTTCCGCAATGGCGGCCGGAATAGAAGTAGCAAGCGGTGATATTATCGTAACGATTGACGGAGACTTGCAAAACGACCCGAGCGACATACCTATGATGATAGAAAAACTAAACGAAGGTTATGACGTAGTTGCGGGAATAAGAGCAAAAAGAAAAGACGAACCTTTTAGAAAATTCTTAAGCAAAATAGCAAATAAAATAATCAGAAAAGTTACGGGAGTGCATATTACGGATTACGGATGTACTCTAAAAGTTTTCAAAAAAGACGTAGCTAAAAACTTACAACTTTACGGCGAACTTCACAGATTCATACCGATTCTTGCCGAAATGTACGGAGCTAAAATCACAGAAGTTCCGGTAAAACATCACGAAAGAAAGTTTGGAAAAAGCAAATACGGATTTAACAGAACGTTTAAAGTTATAAGCGATTTGATGTATCTCGTATTTATGCAAAGATTCGGTCAAAAACCTATGCATTTCTTCGGAACTGTCGGATTTATTATGTTTAGTTTGGGAGTTTTGATAGATTTTTATCTTTTGATTTTAAAACTTTTCGGCCAAAGCATAGGCGGAAGACCTCTTTTGACACTTGGAACGATGCTAATATTAGGCGGTATTCAATTGATTACAACAGGATTTTTGGCTGAAATTATGATAAGAACTTATTATGAAAGCCAAGGCAAAAAACCTTACGTAATAAAAGAAATCGTAACAAAAGATTCTCAAATGAGGGTGGAGAGCTAA
- a CDS encoding lysylphosphatidylglycerol synthase transmembrane domain-containing protein, which produces MKKLKPFIKAAFILIAFIIIFQKINIQELKNIKITSPFYLFLAFLSFNLSQIISALRVHTYLKNIKVTPTFKKQLMLYYVGMFYNTLLPGGIGGDAYKAYKFEKSYSQGYKKIIKALLIDRISGLFAIFILISALIFLSSFKQFVIFSAILLIVSPFILYFLHKYFFVEFTKSFLKNLFLSIVIQSLQALAFLFILFALNIHSHLIDFIVLFFISSIISVIPISVGGVGLRELTFLYGLDMLHLNATIGVVSAFLFFVISVISSAIGALFIKGVKNV; this is translated from the coding sequence TTGAAAAAACTTAAACCCTTCATAAAAGCGGCTTTTATTCTTATCGCGTTTATTATTATTTTTCAAAAAATAAATATTCAAGAGCTAAAAAACATCAAAATCACCTCTCCTTTTTATCTTTTTTTGGCGTTTTTATCTTTTAATCTCTCTCAAATAATCTCGGCTCTCAGAGTCCATACATACCTAAAAAACATCAAAGTAACTCCCACTTTTAAAAAACAATTAATGCTCTATTACGTCGGTATGTTTTATAACACGCTGCTTCCCGGAGGCATAGGCGGAGATGCATATAAAGCGTATAAATTCGAAAAATCCTACTCTCAAGGATATAAAAAAATAATCAAAGCACTCTTAATCGATAGAATCTCAGGACTTTTTGCGATTTTCATACTCATTTCAGCGCTTATTTTTTTATCAAGTTTTAAACAATTCGTTATTTTTTCAGCAATTTTATTGATTGTTTCGCCTTTTATTTTGTACTTTTTGCATAAATATTTTTTTGTAGAATTTACAAAAAGCTTTTTGAAAAATCTCTTTTTATCTATTGTCATACAATCCCTCCAAGCTTTGGCATTTTTATTCATACTTTTCGCGCTAAACATCCACTCTCACCTTATCGATTTTATCGTTTTGTTTTTTATCTCTTCAATTATAAGCGTTATTCCGATATCTGTCGGAGGTGTAGGACTTAGAGAGCTTACGTTTTTATACGGGCTTGATATGCTTCATCTAAACGCGACAATCGGAGTGGTCTCTGCGTTTTTATTTTTCGTAATAAGCGTAATATCTTCGGCAATTGGCGCGCTTTTTATAAAAGGAGTCAAAAATGTTTAA
- a CDS encoding cysteine synthase family protein, translating to MFNTPIFQFKNVKVKLEYKNPAGSIKDRPAIFMCKEAFFKGYDEIVEATSGNTGIALAFYAKKFKLKASIFMPESYSKERQKLLKAYGANLILTKGDMKDAIIQAENYAQQKNAYLANQFQNPLNPASQEITALEIINQTSLPKHFVCAVGSGGSLSGIAKILKPLGVKIVAVESKNSPVIYNKLKNKNLPVKPHKIQGIGAGFIPKTLDLSLIDDVFLVDDDEAIDFMKKLPNFGITGGISTAANILAALNFEDSLTLAPDGIEKYLSIL from the coding sequence ATGTTTAATACCCCGATTTTTCAGTTTAAAAACGTAAAAGTAAAGCTCGAATACAAAAACCCGGCAGGCTCGATAAAAGACAGACCGGCAATTTTTATGTGTAAAGAAGCATTTTTTAAAGGTTACGATGAAATAGTCGAAGCAACAAGTGGAAATACGGGAATCGCTCTTGCCTTTTATGCAAAAAAATTCAAACTAAAAGCCTCTATTTTTATGCCTGAGAGCTACTCAAAAGAGAGACAAAAACTTCTAAAAGCATACGGAGCTAATCTAATTTTGACAAAAGGAGATATGAAAGACGCAATCATTCAAGCCGAAAATTACGCACAACAAAAAAACGCCTACCTTGCAAATCAGTTCCAAAACCCTCTAAACCCGGCTTCTCAAGAAATCACCGCTCTTGAAATCATCAACCAAACGTCACTTCCGAAACATTTCGTATGTGCGGTAGGAAGTGGCGGCAGTCTTAGCGGAATAGCCAAAATTTTAAAACCTTTGGGAGTTAAAATAGTTGCGGTAGAATCAAAAAATTCACCCGTAATATACAACAAACTAAAAAATAAAAACCTTCCCGTTAAACCTCACAAAATTCAAGGTATAGGTGCAGGATTTATTCCTAAAACGCTTGATTTAAGTTTAATTGACGACGTATTTTTAGTAGATGACGACGAAGCTATAGATTTTATGAAAAAACTTCCTAATTTCGGTATAACCGGAGGTATCTCAACTGCTGCGAATATTTTAGCGGCTTTAAATTTTGAAGATTCTTTAACTCTTGCACCTGACGGGATTGAGAAGTATTTGAGTATTTTGTAG
- a CDS encoding polysaccharide lyase family 7 protein has translation MRFFYFFLFLFILGCGGSETESKTSPLILEKFSFLSQKAKLQAPSSEYNYVLDKNFANDYFYLSENRYMTFDISEDSLDSKRSELRFYNEWNVSDDKSRYLYMRLKIIKFNKREFTFMQIHDNSLPLVRVVWYDDYKNEKNHIWAFVRDENGDATGYDLGALSSDFFDVNMSVKSGFLSIEVNGIKKIDNFDVSYWQNLSYFKAGVYLQDIGRAVIFVDLLKIED, from the coding sequence ATGAGATTTTTTTATTTTTTTCTTTTTCTTTTTATTTTGGGTTGTGGAGGGTCAGAGACCGAAAGCAAAACTTCTCCTTTGATTTTGGAAAAATTTAGTTTTTTATCACAAAAGGCCAAACTTCAAGCTCCGAGTTCAGAATATAATTATGTTCTTGATAAAAATTTTGCTAATGACTATTTTTATTTGTCGGAAAACAGATATATGACATTTGATATTTCCGAAGATAGTTTGGATTCTAAAAGAAGCGAGCTTAGATTTTATAACGAATGGAATGTAAGTGATGATAAAAGTAGATATCTTTATATGAGACTAAAAATTATTAAATTTAACAAAAGAGAGTTTACTTTTATGCAAATACATGATAATTCCTTGCCTCTTGTAAGAGTGGTTTGGTATGATGATTATAAGAATGAAAAAAATCATATTTGGGCATTTGTTCGCGATGAAAACGGAGATGCTACGGGGTATGATTTGGGAGCATTGAGTAGTGATTTTTTTGATGTCAATATGAGTGTGAAGAGCGGATTTTTAAGTATTGAAGTAAACGGAATTAAAAAAATAGATAATTTTGATGTGAGTTATTGGCAAAATTTGAGTTATTTTAAGGCAGGAGTATATTTGCAAGATATCGGTAGAGCGGTTATTTTTGTAGATTTATTAAAAATTGAGGACTAA
- the argJ gene encoding bifunctional glutamate N-acetyltransferase/amino-acid acetyltransferase ArgJ — translation MKFRITPIDGGVCAVDGIYASGVNAGFKQDGYDLGFIRSDKELDVAYLFTTNKFQAAPIKYVLNRGIKTTNFILANSKNANAMTGDEGIKDIEEILEFLSQKISIKNPIMSSTGVIGVRLDKEKIKKGIEKFDFNEKNSNKFAKAIMTTDSFEKEIAFEVEGDFGKFRIGGVAKGAGMINPAMATMLCFITTDANIPQNEMQEILKEVNEVTFNAISVDGDTSTNDSVFLMTTRDGGYEREAFKEALKQVMQKLALDIVKDGEGATKAVAFVVTGAKSKEEAKIVAKNLTTSLLVKTALFGEDPNWGRIASTVGASNVECDEKRLKIAFENIVVYDRGNIIFDEETERKAHEIMKRREFKIYVDLGIGEGAFTGYGCDLSYDYVKINAEYRT, via the coding sequence ATGAAGTTTAGAATAACGCCGATTGACGGAGGAGTTTGCGCTGTTGATGGAATATACGCGAGCGGAGTAAATGCCGGATTTAAACAAGACGGATATGATTTGGGATTTATAAGAAGCGATAAAGAGCTTGATGTGGCGTATCTTTTTACGACGAATAAATTCCAAGCGGCTCCTATAAAATACGTATTAAATAGAGGCATTAAAACTACGAATTTCATACTTGCCAATTCAAAAAACGCAAACGCTATGACAGGAGATGAGGGAATAAAAGATATCGAAGAGATACTTGAATTTTTATCTCAAAAAATTTCGATTAAAAACCCTATAATGAGTTCTACCGGAGTTATCGGAGTTAGACTTGATAAAGAGAAAATAAAAAAAGGAATCGAAAAATTCGATTTTAACGAAAAAAATTCAAACAAATTTGCAAAAGCGATTATGACTACGGATAGTTTTGAAAAAGAGATAGCTTTTGAGGTTGAGGGGGATTTCGGGAAGTTCAGAATCGGCGGTGTAGCAAAGGGTGCGGGGATGATAAATCCCGCTATGGCTACAATGCTTTGTTTTATAACTACAGATGCGAATATTCCTCAAAATGAAATGCAAGAGATTTTAAAAGAAGTAAATGAAGTAACTTTTAACGCTATAAGCGTTGATGGTGATACTTCGACAAACGACAGCGTGTTTTTGATGACTACAAGAGACGGCGGATATGAAAGAGAAGCGTTTAAAGAAGCGCTAAAACAAGTAATGCAAAAATTGGCTCTTGATATCGTAAAAGACGGAGAGGGAGCGACAAAAGCGGTTGCGTTTGTAGTTACGGGAGCAAAATCAAAAGAAGAAGCCAAAATCGTTGCTAAAAACCTTACGACTTCACTTCTTGTAAAAACTGCGCTTTTCGGAGAAGATCCTAATTGGGGAAGAATAGCTTCGACTGTGGGTGCAAGTAATGTCGAGTGCGATGAAAAAAGATTAAAAATCGCTTTTGAAAATATCGTAGTGTACGATAGAGGAAATATAATCTTCGATGAAGAAACCGAAAGAAAAGCTCATGAAATTATGAAAAGAAGAGAATTCAAAATATACGTTGACCTTGGAATCGGGGAGGGAGCATTTACGGGATACGGATGTGATTTGAGCTATGATTATGTAAAAATCAACGCGGAATACAGAACATGA
- a CDS encoding potassium channel family protein, protein MKKNKLQKFFEKLADLLHWEKSSKPEVDLSPEIWSELKPFRTPIILTILIELFGTLGYIWIDHFSLLDAIYQTGITFTTVGFGEIAPISPLGRLFTIFLIIAGFAVFSYAVGVLVDVINKGRLIALLKEKRMLYKIARLKSHMVICYHNEYTIDVTKELRAAHIPFVVIDNRDDMEEIAKKYKYPYFVKGDPHTTLSLKKAHLSSAKGVITLSNNTPDNIAVVSSVRLYEKDIKRHPYYILSVAQSDEDIEKLKRLGANEVLSPTKLIAKRMTAVTVDPDVKNILEEFVYSLDTPLDLEEITVSKKSWIAYKKLKEAHLRELFNVTVVGIKEEGGKFIPIPKGDDVIKPGDVLLVIGTAKDMKKARKIIRSTKKPKELDFI, encoded by the coding sequence ATGAAAAAAAACAAACTTCAAAAATTCTTTGAAAAATTAGCCGATTTACTACACTGGGAAAAATCCTCAAAACCCGAAGTCGATTTATCACCTGAAATTTGGTCGGAACTCAAACCTTTCAGAACACCTATAATTTTAACTATTTTAATTGAACTTTTCGGTACGCTCGGATATATATGGATTGATCATTTTTCTTTGCTTGATGCCATTTATCAAACGGGTATTACTTTTACAACCGTAGGATTTGGTGAGATAGCTCCGATATCTCCTCTTGGAAGATTGTTTACTATATTTTTGATTATTGCCGGATTCGCAGTTTTTTCTTATGCGGTAGGGGTATTGGTTGATGTTATTAATAAGGGGCGTTTGATTGCGCTTTTGAAGGAGAAAAGAATGCTTTATAAAATAGCGAGATTAAAAAGTCATATGGTTATTTGTTATCACAACGAATACACTATCGACGTAACAAAAGAGCTTAGAGCGGCTCATATTCCGTTTGTAGTAATAGACAATAGAGACGATATGGAAGAGATTGCGAAAAAATATAAATATCCTTATTTCGTAAAAGGTGACCCTCATACGACTCTTTCACTTAAAAAAGCGCATTTAAGCAGTGCAAAAGGCGTAATCACCCTATCAAACAATACCCCTGATAATATTGCCGTTGTGAGTAGTGTAAGACTTTACGAAAAAGATATCAAAAGACATCCTTATTATATTTTATCGGTAGCTCAAAGCGATGAGGATATCGAAAAATTAAAAAGACTCGGAGCAAACGAAGTTCTCTCACCTACAAAACTTATTGCAAAACGTATGACGGCCGTAACGGTTGACCCGGATGTTAAGAATATTTTGGAAGAGTTCGTATATTCTCTTGATACGCCTCTTGATTTAGAAGAGATTACGGTTAGTAAAAAGTCGTGGATTGCTTATAAGAAGTTAAAAGAGGCTCATTTAAGAGAGCTTTTTAACGTAACTGTTGTTGGTATTAAAGAAGAGGGCGGCAAATTCATACCTATCCCAAAAGGTGATGACGTAATTAAACCCGGAGACGTTTTGCTTGTTATCGGTACTGCAAAAGATATGAAAAAAGCCAGAAAAATTATAAGAAGCACTAAAAAACCAAAAGAACTCGATTTTATTTAA